The following proteins are co-located in the Hydractinia symbiolongicarpus strain clone_291-10 chromosome 7, HSymV2.1, whole genome shotgun sequence genome:
- the LOC130648547 gene encoding eosinophil peroxidase-like: MSKKNTQHTKKGLSVMFMAYGQFLDHDISLTPHAECDVKSCGNLNVAYKYPCFPIKFKLSSAECTSLGRSVPTCQSRYSSRREFINVLSAYIDGSQIYDNDFERSKTLRKNDGKPIVVVVDVVVDVVVDVDVNAMFQCCTIFSFPFFLFVVKIICSVIGTGQLKIQRNGLLPLRKTNCERATGCSLAGETRADENAALHVLHVIWVREHNRIARKLKYLNPHWSEYQLFQTSRKIVGAMLQHITYNEFLPFLINLGPHKGYSSHVDPSVSNGFSTSAFRFGHSLVPNSWALLNKNFDKVAPDLPIRETFRNVTFVRKFGIESLTFGLLGNQSQEVDETFSFDIVRRLFVPPSQSDYRDLTALNIQRARDHGVPTYGHWRKACGLRTIRSYYDLYGIVHSAAIPKLKSLYKNPNDIDLFAAGISEIPLPGKPLGETFHCIIKDQFERLRTGDRFFYQHHGVFTSRQLHEIKKVTLSKVLCDNLHGVVSLQKEAFKAFNSGARRYVCGSIPGINLHYWKQRPY, from the exons atgtCCAAGAAAAATACTCAACATACAAAGAAAGGTCTGTCCGTCATGTTTATGGCTTATGGACAATTTTTGGATCATGATATATCGCTTACACCTCATGCAGAATGTGACGTCAAAAG TTGTGGTAATTTGAATGTGGCATACAAGTATCCATGTTTTCCAATCAAATTTAAATTGTCATCGGCAGAATGTACGTCCCTTGGTAGATCTGTACCAACCTGTCAAAGTAGATACTCATCTCGTCGTGAATTCATCAATGTGCTATCAGCTTATATTGATGGTTCGCAAATTTATGATAATGATTTCGAAAGGAGTAAAACTTTGAGAAAAAACGATGGTAAGCCGATTGTTgtagttgttgatgttgttgttgatgttgttgttgatgttgatgTTAATGCTATGTTCCAATGTTGTACGATTTTTTCtttccctttttttctttttgttgttaaaatcaTATGCTCTGTGATAGGTACTGgacaattaaaaatacaaagaaatggTTTACTCCcattaagaaaaacaaattgcGAACGAGCCACAGGCTGTTCATTAGCCGGTGAAACTAGAGCAGACGAAAATGCTGCATTGCATGTTCTGCATGTTATTTGGGTCAGAGAACATAACAGAATCGCAAGGAAgctaaaatatttaaacccACATTGGAGTGAATATCAACTTTTCCAGACGAGCAGGAAGATTGTCGGTGCCATGCTTCAACACATAACATACAACGAATTCCTGCCCTTTTTAATTAATCTGGGTCCACACAAAGGATATAGTTCGCACGTTGATCCCTCCGTTTCAAATGGGTTCTCTACATCCGCCTTTAGATTTGGACACAGTTTGGTGCCTAATTCATGGGCATTGCTgaacaaaaattttgataaagtgGCTCCCGATCTTCCCATCCGAGAAACCTTTCGCAACGTTACCTTTGTTCGAAAATTTGGCATCGAATCTCTCACTTTCGGTTTGCTTGGTAATCAATcacaagaagttgatgaaacattttcttttgacaTCGTGCGCCGTCTTTTTGTTCCTCCCAGTCAATCAGATTATCGGGATCTAACTGCCCTAAACATCCAACGTGCCAGAGACCATGGTGTACCGACATATGGACATTGGAGGAAAGCTTGTGGCCTAAGGACCATAAGAAGTTACTATGATTTATATGGAATAGTTCACTCTGCCGCTATACCCAAACTAAAAAGCCTTTACAAGAATCCAAACGACATCGATTTGTTTGCAGCTGGTATTAGTGAGATTCCACTCCCTGGTAAACCATTGGGCGAAACTTTTCATTGCATTATAAAAGATCAATTCGAGCGATTAAGGACGGGGGATCGATTTTTTTACCAACACCATGGTGTCTTCACTTCACGTCAGCTCCACGAAATCAAAAAAGTCACACTATCAAAAGTCCTTTGTGATAACCTACATGGAGTAGTTTCGCTGCAAAAAGAAGCATTTAAAGCTTTCAATAGTGGTGCAAGACGCTACGTATGCGGGTCAATACCAGGAATTAATCTCCATTACTGGAAACAGAGACCTTACTAA